A DNA window from Rhodococcus sp. Z13 contains the following coding sequences:
- a CDS encoding thioesterase family protein yields MSYFERLGPASFRATSHVSGAWNETEQHIAPALGLLAHVIETDRDERRDDGLAVARLSYDILGTVPIGRVDTRVEVLRPGRTIELVEATLVHDDRAIVRARAWLMQTRPTDGVAATALTPIPRPQELEPWDPTALWPGGYIDSVEVRRASLGEGRSSYWVRTDVALVEGDKVSDLARFAGLFDIANGMAVLADPRRVAFPNVDLTAHLFAEPRGEWLGFDTSVSFGENGIGLTTSVLHDEAGPIGTSSQILTVRPS; encoded by the coding sequence CGCCTGGAACGAGACCGAACAGCACATCGCGCCCGCCCTGGGCCTGCTGGCCCACGTGATCGAGACCGACCGCGACGAACGGCGCGACGACGGCCTGGCCGTCGCCCGCCTGTCCTACGACATCCTCGGCACCGTCCCGATCGGCCGCGTCGACACCCGGGTGGAGGTGCTGCGCCCCGGACGCACCATCGAACTCGTCGAGGCCACCCTCGTCCACGACGACCGCGCGATCGTCCGCGCGCGGGCCTGGCTCATGCAGACCCGCCCCACCGACGGGGTCGCCGCCACCGCCCTGACACCGATCCCCCGGCCGCAGGAGCTCGAACCGTGGGATCCGACAGCGCTGTGGCCCGGCGGATACATCGACTCGGTGGAGGTGCGCCGCGCGAGCCTCGGCGAGGGCCGTTCCTCCTACTGGGTGCGCACCGACGTGGCGCTCGTGGAGGGCGACAAGGTCAGCGACCTCGCCCGGTTCGCGGGACTGTTCGACATCGCCAACGGCATGGCCGTCCTCGCCGACCCACGCCGGGTCGCCTTCCCCAACGTCGACCTCACCGCGCACCTGTTCGCGGAGCCGCGCGGCGAGTGGCTCGGCTTCGACACCTCGGTGTCGTTCGGGGAGAACGGGATCGGTCTGACCACCAGCGTGTTGCACGACGAGGCCGGCCCGATCGGCACGTCCTCGCAGATCCTCACCGTGCGGCCGTCCTGA
- a CDS encoding LLM class F420-dependent oxidoreductase, whose amino-acid sequence MTRRVSVWGGAFWIGRRSREAALAAARGLDELGYDRVWTSGGFADGFPPFYDDYLAATSRLGFASGIVSIWHTAPEETAAAVADLERKYPGRFLLGLGTSHAPVVDARENTSYTRPYSRMVEYLDSLDATAAPVPAERRVLAALGPRMLKLSADRAAGAHPYFTPAEHTALARQTLGDGPLLAPEVAVVLDTDETTARGIAREYMRSYLSLPNYSNNLRRLGYTDEDVAGGGSDRLMDALIPWGDLETVVAGIEKHYAAGADEVAIQVLTADPFTFPIEAYRTLATALLG is encoded by the coding sequence ATGACACGACGGGTGAGTGTGTGGGGCGGCGCGTTCTGGATCGGTCGGAGGAGCCGGGAGGCGGCGCTCGCCGCGGCGCGGGGACTGGACGAACTCGGCTACGACCGGGTGTGGACTTCCGGTGGTTTCGCCGACGGCTTCCCACCCTTCTACGACGACTACCTCGCGGCGACGTCGCGGCTCGGCTTCGCGAGCGGCATCGTGAGCATCTGGCACACCGCCCCGGAGGAAACCGCCGCGGCCGTCGCCGACCTGGAACGGAAGTATCCGGGACGCTTCCTCCTCGGTCTCGGAACCAGCCACGCGCCGGTCGTCGACGCGAGGGAGAACACCTCGTACACCCGGCCCTACAGCCGCATGGTCGAGTACCTCGATTCCCTGGACGCGACCGCCGCTCCGGTGCCCGCCGAACGCCGGGTCCTCGCGGCCCTCGGCCCGCGCATGCTGAAGCTGTCGGCCGATCGCGCCGCCGGGGCGCACCCCTACTTCACGCCCGCCGAGCACACCGCCCTCGCCCGGCAGACCCTCGGGGACGGGCCGCTGCTGGCGCCGGAGGTGGCGGTCGTGCTCGACACCGACGAGACCACCGCGCGCGGTATCGCCCGCGAGTACATGCGCAGTTACCTCTCGCTGCCGAACTACTCGAACAATCTGCGGCGGCTCGGGTACACCGACGAGGACGTCGCCGGCGGCGGCAGCGACCGGCTGATGGACGCGCTGATCCCGTGGGGCGACCTCGAGACCGTGGTGGCCGGCATCGAGAAGCACTACGCGGCGGGTGCCGACGAGGTCGCGATTCAGGTGCTCACCGCCGATCCGTTCACCTTCCCGATCGAGGCGTACCGGACACTGGCCACCGCGCTGCTGGGCTGA
- a CDS encoding sensor histidine kinase has product MRDPSVPETRTERLAARLVVQSWFQVAFAVLAVFAVIGSIVGGVFIQRTVQITDEVTDRIQPAMTQAYRLQAALLGQQTAARGYALTGDTSFLEPYEYGRNEEVAANARLRELLAGHPELLEDVEQIETLGDEWRRQYAEPLVESVEPGTNRRVDPAAAAAGRDTFVRLRALFDAENTALSAALEDRLDDLSRSRTIRNSVLIAMVVAFILTGLLMVVLVHNLVAAPLGRLRQAARRVAMEENFDQHIYPQGPKDIRALAGDVETMRGRIVDALTESRRQQDLLAKQTADLDAQAEELRRSNTELEQFAYVASHDLQEPLRKVASFCQLLEKRYGDILDERGQQYVHYAVDGAKRMQVLINDLLEFSRVGRIHDAYVQVDLGRSLDKALANLSTSVEETQARIERPDSLPEIVGDPTLLTMLWQNLIGNAIKFRHPDRAPVVRIECERIGEADGEAEGQWQLSVTDNGIGIDKEFADKVFVIFQRLHARDDYPGTGIGLALCKKIVEYHGGRIRIDTDYTDAHSGGTRICFTLGSSARPAEPVKHGSDTPGAPS; this is encoded by the coding sequence GTGAGAGATCCGTCGGTCCCCGAGACCCGCACCGAACGCCTCGCGGCGCGGCTGGTCGTGCAGAGCTGGTTCCAGGTGGCGTTCGCCGTCCTGGCCGTCTTCGCCGTGATCGGCTCGATCGTCGGCGGCGTCTTCATCCAGCGCACCGTCCAGATCACCGACGAGGTCACCGACCGGATCCAGCCCGCGATGACCCAGGCCTACCGGCTGCAGGCCGCCCTGCTCGGCCAGCAGACCGCCGCCCGCGGCTACGCCCTCACCGGCGACACGTCGTTCCTCGAGCCCTACGAGTACGGCCGGAACGAGGAGGTGGCCGCGAACGCCCGGCTGCGCGAGCTGCTGGCCGGGCATCCGGAACTGCTCGAGGACGTCGAGCAGATCGAGACCCTGGGGGACGAGTGGCGCCGGCAGTACGCCGAGCCGCTCGTCGAGTCCGTCGAACCGGGGACCAACCGCAGGGTGGATCCGGCCGCGGCCGCCGCGGGCCGGGACACCTTCGTCCGGCTCCGGGCGTTGTTCGACGCGGAGAACACCGCGTTGTCCGCCGCTCTCGAGGACCGTCTCGACGACCTGTCGCGATCGCGCACGATCCGCAACTCGGTGCTCATCGCCATGGTCGTGGCGTTCATCCTCACCGGGCTGCTCATGGTGGTGCTCGTCCACAATCTCGTCGCTGCCCCGCTCGGCCGTCTCCGCCAGGCCGCGCGGCGGGTGGCGATGGAGGAGAACTTCGATCAGCACATCTACCCGCAGGGACCGAAAGACATCCGGGCCCTTGCCGGCGACGTGGAGACCATGCGCGGCCGTATCGTCGATGCCCTCACAGAGTCGCGCCGACAGCAGGATCTGCTCGCCAAGCAGACCGCGGATCTCGACGCGCAGGCCGAGGAACTACGACGTTCCAACACCGAACTCGAGCAGTTCGCCTACGTCGCCTCACACGACCTGCAGGAGCCGCTGCGCAAGGTCGCGTCCTTCTGCCAGCTGCTCGAGAAACGCTACGGCGACATCCTCGACGAGCGCGGGCAGCAGTACGTGCACTACGCCGTCGACGGCGCGAAGCGGATGCAGGTGCTCATCAACGACCTGCTGGAGTTCTCTCGCGTCGGCCGCATCCACGACGCGTACGTGCAGGTCGATCTGGGGCGTTCCCTGGACAAGGCGCTGGCCAATCTGTCGACCTCCGTGGAGGAGACGCAGGCCCGCATCGAACGGCCCGACTCGCTTCCGGAGATCGTCGGCGACCCCACGCTGCTGACGATGCTGTGGCAGAACCTGATCGGGAACGCGATCAAGTTCCGTCACCCCGACCGCGCTCCGGTCGTGCGGATCGAGTGCGAACGCATCGGAGAGGCGGACGGAGAGGCCGAGGGGCAGTGGCAGCTGTCGGTCACCGACAACGGCATCGGGATCGACAAGGAGTTCGCCGACAAGGTCTTCGTCATCTTCCAGCGTCTGCACGCCCGCGACGACTATCCGGGTACCGGCATCGGCCTGGCGTTGTGCAAGAAGATCGTCGAGTATCACGGGGGACGCATCCGGATCGACACCGATTACACCGACGCCCACTCCGGGGGAACTCGAATCTGCTTCACCCTCGGATCCTCAGCCCGCCCCGCCGAACCGGTGAAGCACGGGAGCGACACACCAGGAGCACCATCGTGA
- a CDS encoding response regulator, producing the protein MNHSAARPVDVLLVEDDPGDELMTREAFEQNKIGNTLHVVRDGEEALDFLYRRGRHADAPRPDLVLLDLNLPKYDGRQVLTQIKSDPDLAEIPVVVLTTSSAEEDVLRSYRLHANAYVTKPVDLDQFLGAVRQIDEFFVQVVRLPGRRG; encoded by the coding sequence GTGAACCATTCCGCCGCTCGGCCGGTCGACGTCCTGCTCGTCGAGGACGATCCCGGCGACGAACTGATGACCCGTGAGGCGTTCGAACAGAACAAGATCGGGAACACCCTGCACGTCGTGCGCGACGGCGAGGAGGCCCTCGACTTCCTGTACCGCCGCGGGCGGCACGCCGACGCCCCCCGCCCGGATCTGGTCCTGCTCGACCTCAACCTTCCCAAGTACGACGGCCGGCAGGTGCTGACGCAGATCAAGTCCGACCCGGACCTGGCCGAGATCCCCGTCGTGGTGCTCACGACGTCTTCGGCCGAGGAGGACGTCCTGCGCAGCTACCGACTGCACGCCAACGCGTACGTCACCAAGCCGGTCGATCTGGACCAGTTCCTCGGTGCCGTCCGGCAGATCGACGAGTTCTTCGTGCAGGTGGTGCGGTTGCCGGGTCGGCGCGGCTAG
- a CDS encoding DUF6480 family protein, with protein MSVPDPQPHGNQDPDPSRTPDLEPGGGVPPGSTPPDSGTTSGLSAPEPDTRKRFPISGWLTLLAVAVIAVVFLVVIIGILS; from the coding sequence GTGTCAGTCCCGGATCCCCAACCGCACGGCAATCAGGACCCCGACCCGTCCCGCACCCCCGACCTCGAGCCCGGTGGGGGAGTACCTCCCGGATCGACGCCGCCGGACTCCGGCACCACCTCGGGGCTCTCGGCGCCGGAACCGGACACCAGGAAACGCTTTCCGATCAGCGGCTGGCTGACACTGCTGGCGGTCGCCGTGATCGCGGTGGTCTTCCTGGTCGTGATCATCGGCATACTGTCCTGA
- a CDS encoding zinc-dependent alcohol dehydrogenase: MKAVTWQGKRSVSVETVPDPRIEDPGDAIVRITSTNICGSDLHLYEVLGPFMAPGDILGHEPMGIVEEVGPEVTRLKPGDRVVIPFQVCCGQCFMCEHGLHSQCETTQVREQGTGAALFGYSELYGSVPGGQAEYLRVPHADATHIKVPDGPADDRFVYLSDVLPTAWQGVEYAEIPEGGSVTVLGLGPIGEMAARIAAHRGARVIGVDLVPERLARAASRGIEVVDLRDVDDRPGDAIRELTAGRGTDSVIDAVGMEAHGSPGAKLAQTAAGLLPSAISEKVIEKAGVDRLHALYTAFDVVRRGGTVSLSGVYGGAADPIPMLTLFDKQLSLRMGQANVLRWVPEILPLLTDEDPLGVDTFATHRLPLDEAPHAYEIFQKKQDGAIKITLRP; the protein is encoded by the coding sequence ATGAAGGCAGTGACATGGCAGGGCAAGCGGTCGGTGAGCGTCGAGACGGTGCCCGACCCGCGGATCGAAGATCCCGGTGACGCGATCGTCCGCATCACCAGCACCAACATCTGCGGATCGGATCTGCACCTGTACGAGGTGCTCGGCCCCTTCATGGCCCCCGGCGACATCCTCGGCCACGAACCCATGGGCATCGTCGAGGAGGTCGGCCCCGAGGTCACCCGGCTGAAGCCCGGGGACCGTGTCGTCATCCCCTTCCAGGTGTGCTGCGGGCAGTGCTTCATGTGCGAGCACGGCCTGCACTCGCAGTGCGAGACCACGCAGGTCCGTGAGCAGGGCACCGGAGCCGCGTTGTTCGGCTACTCCGAGCTGTACGGCAGTGTCCCCGGCGGGCAGGCCGAGTACCTGCGCGTCCCGCACGCGGACGCCACCCACATCAAGGTTCCCGACGGCCCCGCCGACGACCGCTTCGTCTATCTGTCCGACGTGCTGCCCACCGCGTGGCAGGGCGTCGAGTACGCCGAGATCCCCGAGGGCGGAAGCGTCACCGTGCTCGGCCTCGGACCGATCGGTGAGATGGCGGCACGCATCGCCGCGCACCGCGGTGCCCGCGTCATCGGTGTCGATCTGGTGCCGGAGCGCCTCGCACGCGCGGCGTCCCGCGGCATCGAGGTGGTCGATCTGCGCGACGTCGACGACCGTCCCGGCGACGCGATCCGGGAACTCACCGCCGGCCGCGGCACCGATTCGGTGATCGACGCGGTGGGCATGGAAGCGCACGGCTCCCCCGGCGCGAAACTCGCCCAGACCGCCGCGGGCCTGCTGCCGTCGGCGATCTCCGAGAAGGTCATCGAGAAGGCCGGAGTCGACCGGCTTCACGCCCTCTACACCGCCTTCGACGTCGTGCGGCGCGGCGGCACCGTGTCGCTCAGCGGCGTGTACGGCGGTGCGGCGGATCCGATTCCGATGCTCACCCTGTTCGACAAGCAGCTGAGCCTGCGCATGGGTCAGGCCAACGTGTTGCGCTGGGTACCGGAGATTCTGCCCCTGCTCACCGACGAGGATCCGCTGGGCGTGGACACCTTCGCGACACACCGCCTGCCGCTCGACGAGGCGCCGCACGCCTACGAGATCTTCCAGAAGAAGCAGGACGGCGCCATCAAGATCACGTTGCGGCCCTGA
- a CDS encoding Hsp20/alpha crystallin family protein has translation MLMRTDPFRDLDRITQQVLGTMTRPAVMPLDAWREDDRFIAEFDLPGVDARSIELDVERNVLTVRAERPELDRDREYISAERPRGMFTRRLFLGDALDTDRIEAHYRNGVLRLTIPIADKAKPRKITVIDADHDHALEESQSAIESAAAEPMHEAMKESAGKASEDGQRLATAGR, from the coding sequence ATGTTGATGCGCACCGACCCGTTCCGCGATCTCGATCGCATCACTCAGCAGGTACTCGGCACGATGACCAGACCCGCCGTGATGCCCCTCGACGCATGGCGCGAAGACGACCGCTTCATCGCGGAATTCGATCTTCCCGGTGTCGACGCCCGATCGATCGAACTCGACGTCGAACGCAACGTCCTCACCGTGCGCGCCGAGCGTCCGGAACTCGACCGGGACCGCGAGTACATCTCGGCCGAGAGGCCGCGGGGCATGTTCACCCGCCGGCTCTTCCTCGGTGACGCCCTCGACACCGACCGGATCGAGGCCCACTACCGAAACGGTGTGCTGCGCCTGACCATCCCGATCGCCGACAAGGCCAAGCCGCGCAAGATCACCGTGATCGACGCCGATCACGACCACGCCCTCGAAGAATCGCAGAGCGCGATCGAGAGCGCGGCGGCCGAACCGATGCACGAGGCGATGAAGGAATCCGCCGGCAAGGCGTCCGAGGACGGCCAACGGCTCGCCACGGCAGGACGCTGA
- a CDS encoding MerR family transcriptional regulator: MTQDPTPRSQRGVYGISVAAELSGLDPQTLRLYERRGLLNPARTAGGTRRYSDHDLQTVQHIVELVSSGINIAGVARILELEAANAALRADIERLRAALGNGSDAPPR, encoded by the coding sequence ATGACGCAGGATCCCACCCCGCGGTCCCAGCGCGGCGTGTACGGGATCTCGGTGGCCGCGGAGCTGTCCGGCCTCGACCCGCAGACCCTGCGCCTGTACGAACGCCGGGGCCTGCTGAATCCTGCACGCACCGCCGGTGGAACCCGACGGTACAGCGATCACGACCTGCAGACGGTGCAGCACATCGTCGAACTGGTCTCGTCCGGCATCAACATCGCCGGGGTCGCGCGCATCCTCGAACTCGAGGCGGCCAATGCCGCGTTGCGGGCCGACATCGAGCGTCTGCGCGCCGCCCTGGGGAACGGATCCGACGCACCACCACGGTGA
- a CDS encoding AAA family ATPase, translating to MAGDATTVRSPGELAAALESTGYLADEGLATVAFLALRMGRPLFCEGEPGTGKTSLAAALAQALDLPMVRLQCHEGIDASQALYDWDFPRQLLHLRTLEAASGGELDADAAERSLYTERYLLVRPLLRALTESPCVLLVDEIDRADDEFEAFLLQLLDENTVTVPELGEIRAATPPLVVLTSNRTREVHDALKRRCLYHWVDHPGLDREIAILRRRLPDLDTGLAGQVARAVRVLREQELLKPPGIAESLDWARALRALDRDVLDAATAAATLGAVLKYREDIDRVTRAGLEKLVAVG from the coding sequence ATGGCAGGCGACGCGACGACCGTGCGTTCCCCCGGGGAACTAGCGGCTGCACTGGAATCCACCGGGTATCTGGCCGACGAGGGGCTCGCCACCGTGGCCTTCCTCGCGCTCCGGATGGGGCGCCCGTTGTTCTGCGAGGGCGAACCCGGCACCGGGAAGACCTCGCTCGCCGCGGCCCTCGCGCAGGCCCTGGACCTGCCGATGGTGCGGTTGCAGTGCCACGAGGGGATCGACGCGTCGCAGGCGCTCTACGACTGGGACTTCCCGCGCCAGCTGCTCCACCTGCGCACCCTCGAGGCCGCGAGCGGGGGTGAGCTCGACGCCGACGCCGCCGAGCGGTCCCTGTACACCGAGCGGTATCTCCTCGTCCGCCCACTGCTGCGGGCGCTCACCGAGTCACCGTGCGTGCTGCTCGTCGACGAGATCGACCGCGCCGACGACGAGTTCGAGGCGTTCCTGTTGCAACTGCTCGACGAGAACACGGTGACGGTGCCGGAGCTGGGTGAGATCCGCGCCGCCACACCACCTCTGGTGGTGCTCACGTCCAATCGCACCCGGGAGGTCCACGACGCGCTCAAGCGCCGCTGCCTCTACCACTGGGTCGACCATCCCGGGCTCGACCGGGAGATCGCGATCCTCCGGCGGCGCCTGCCCGATCTCGACACCGGCCTGGCCGGGCAGGTCGCCCGGGCGGTGCGGGTACTGCGGGAGCAGGAACTGCTCAAACCACCGGGTATCGCCGAATCCCTCGACTGGGCACGGGCATTGCGCGCCCTCGACCGCGACGTCCTCGACGCGGCCACCGCCGCGGCGACCCTCGGTGCGGTCCTCAAGTACCGGGAGGACATCGACCGGGTCACCCGCGCCGGGCTGGAGAAACTGGTCGCGGTGGGGTGA
- a CDS encoding OsmC family protein, producing MSAPERVDLPAGRLEAEHDAVVTGTVTTETGRFVVSARSNHFVTDSRLAGREAVHAGELLLAALTSCAMANFEHNAEQDGLPVDGIVARAAHTRGTVDPTRYDRTVLEIEVSGVEYEDAFALGRKFVAACPIYNTIRRGSGIELTINGRTFTE from the coding sequence ATGAGCGCCCCCGAGCGGGTCGACCTTCCCGCGGGCCGTCTCGAGGCGGAGCACGACGCGGTGGTGACCGGCACCGTCACCACCGAGACCGGACGGTTCGTCGTCAGCGCGCGCAGCAACCACTTCGTCACCGACTCCCGGCTCGCCGGCCGGGAAGCGGTGCACGCCGGTGAACTGCTGCTCGCCGCCCTGACCTCCTGCGCGATGGCCAACTTCGAGCACAACGCGGAGCAGGACGGGCTGCCCGTCGACGGGATCGTCGCGCGGGCCGCCCACACCCGGGGCACGGTCGATCCCACCCGGTACGACCGCACGGTGCTCGAGATCGAGGTGTCCGGCGTCGAGTACGAGGACGCCTTCGCGCTCGGCCGCAAGTTCGTCGCCGCCTGCCCGATCTACAACACGATCCGGCGGGGGAGCGGTATCGAACTGACGATCAACGGGCGCACCTTCACGGAATGA
- a CDS encoding LLM class flavin-dependent oxidoreductase, whose amino-acid sequence MHLAAFITAGPGRPGGWRMADSVPGWLDAGYYQNIARTLEDGRFDLAFFPDILSVPDRFGGSTDSQLRYGALGSLRVDPLPVIASMAAVTRHLGLAATVTTTYTQPFNIARTFASLDHLSAGRAAWNIVTSFQESEARNFNLDQQFDRSTRYERAHEFLQVTGKLWDSWDDDALVLDAEQPLFADPEKVHRIDHEGHYFSVQGPLNVPRPPQGYPVLIQAGASSKGKDFAARWSDVIFCSHASKESAQAFYTEIKERAATFGRAPEEIKILPSITPVVGSTTARAKELAEEIFELVPPIGGLSTLAYHLDVDLSTFPLDERLPEVEVPGVAGHYHEVREITEREGLTLRELGKQYGGRYEGNFIGTADEVADGLQDWFEDGAADGFTLQVPYQPGGFETFTRQVVPQLQKRGIFRTEYEGTTLRENLGLARPAAGEWKRRSGARA is encoded by the coding sequence ATGCATCTCGCCGCGTTCATCACCGCGGGACCGGGTCGTCCCGGCGGGTGGCGCATGGCCGATTCGGTGCCCGGCTGGCTCGACGCCGGCTACTACCAGAACATCGCGCGCACCCTCGAGGACGGGCGGTTCGATCTCGCCTTTTTCCCCGACATCCTCTCGGTCCCCGACCGTTTCGGCGGGAGCACCGACTCGCAGCTGCGCTACGGCGCGCTGGGATCGCTGCGCGTGGACCCGCTGCCGGTCATCGCGTCGATGGCGGCGGTGACCCGCCACCTCGGGCTCGCGGCGACGGTCACCACCACCTACACCCAGCCGTTCAACATCGCGCGCACCTTCGCCAGCCTCGACCATCTGTCCGCGGGACGTGCGGCGTGGAACATCGTGACCTCCTTCCAGGAGTCCGAGGCCCGCAACTTCAACCTCGACCAGCAGTTCGACCGGTCCACCCGCTACGAGCGCGCCCACGAGTTCCTCCAGGTCACCGGCAAGCTCTGGGACAGCTGGGACGACGACGCGCTGGTGCTCGACGCCGAGCAGCCCCTCTTCGCCGATCCCGAGAAGGTCCACCGCATCGATCACGAGGGTCACTACTTCTCGGTGCAGGGCCCGCTCAACGTGCCCCGCCCGCCGCAGGGTTACCCGGTGCTCATCCAGGCCGGGGCGTCCTCCAAGGGCAAGGACTTCGCGGCCCGCTGGTCGGACGTGATCTTCTGCAGCCACGCCTCGAAGGAGTCGGCGCAGGCGTTCTACACCGAGATCAAGGAACGCGCCGCGACGTTCGGCCGCGCTCCTGAGGAGATCAAGATCCTCCCGTCGATCACCCCGGTGGTCGGGTCCACCACCGCCCGTGCGAAGGAACTCGCCGAGGAGATCTTCGAGCTGGTGCCGCCCATCGGCGGATTGTCCACGCTCGCCTACCATCTCGACGTCGACCTGTCGACCTTCCCGCTCGACGAGCGGCTCCCCGAGGTCGAGGTTCCGGGTGTGGCCGGGCACTACCACGAGGTCCGGGAGATCACCGAACGCGAAGGACTGACTCTGCGCGAGCTGGGCAAGCAGTACGGCGGCCGCTACGAGGGCAACTTCATCGGCACGGCGGACGAGGTCGCCGACGGCCTGCAGGACTGGTTCGAGGACGGCGCCGCGGACGGCTTCACCCTCCAGGTGCCCTACCAGCCGGGTGGTTTCGAGACCTTCACCCGGCAGGTCGTCCCGCAGCTGCAGAAGCGCGGCATCTTCCGCACCGAGTACGAGGGCACGACCCTGCGTGAGAATCTCGGTCTGGCCCGCCCCGCGGCAGGGGAGTGGAAGCGTCGCTCCGGGGCTCGGGCATGA
- a CDS encoding NrtA/SsuA/CpmA family ABC transporter substrate-binding protein: protein MNALPRPVLDRRGFLRAAGIGALGLAGLGALTACGSGDSANDGELSEVRYALIGDGKAEPGAVLSHNLGGFDVSADLGVPVNFQSGFTASLPVMEAIKAGSIDFSFATATAVIYGIGGNVPFVPLVAYPLPRNEVDILVPKGSDIRSAADLKGRRVADQQGTTGTYSLVKYLESAGLTLDDIEYSNLTAADAEAAFAQGKVDAWINWQPTIELARRKHDADTLPDVQTYDYAFFVASEKFAFEHPEIAAKLARNVRDAQRWIEAQPDVAVEEFAALGGFGDSQLEKEVYRDLVVDRRLSYSGAGEFTAVDTDAIEGTQDLADNFHALGVYPETVDVRTWLSDSRFEPVRSAVSAELAQA from the coding sequence ATGAACGCTCTGCCCCGTCCCGTCCTCGACCGCCGCGGGTTCCTGCGTGCCGCGGGCATCGGCGCGCTCGGCCTGGCCGGGCTCGGTGCCCTCACCGCGTGCGGCTCCGGCGACTCGGCGAACGACGGTGAGCTCTCCGAGGTCCGCTACGCGCTCATCGGTGACGGCAAGGCGGAGCCCGGCGCCGTGCTCTCCCACAACCTCGGTGGCTTCGACGTCTCCGCGGATCTCGGTGTGCCGGTGAACTTCCAGTCCGGCTTCACCGCCTCCCTCCCGGTCATGGAGGCCATCAAGGCCGGCAGCATCGACTTCTCCTTCGCGACCGCCACCGCCGTGATCTACGGCATCGGCGGCAACGTGCCGTTCGTCCCGCTCGTCGCCTACCCGCTGCCGCGCAACGAGGTCGACATCCTCGTGCCCAAGGGCTCCGACATCCGCAGCGCCGCGGACCTGAAGGGCCGCCGCGTCGCCGACCAGCAGGGCACCACCGGCACCTACAGCCTCGTGAAGTACCTCGAGAGCGCGGGCCTGACCCTCGACGACATCGAGTACAGCAATCTCACCGCCGCCGACGCCGAGGCCGCCTTCGCGCAGGGCAAGGTCGACGCGTGGATCAACTGGCAGCCCACCATCGAGCTGGCCCGCCGCAAGCACGACGCCGACACCCTCCCCGACGTGCAGACCTACGACTACGCGTTCTTCGTCGCCAGCGAGAAGTTCGCCTTCGAGCACCCCGAGATCGCCGCGAAGCTCGCCCGCAACGTGCGCGACGCGCAGCGCTGGATCGAGGCACAGCCCGACGTCGCGGTCGAGGAGTTCGCCGCGCTCGGCGGCTTCGGCGACTCGCAGCTCGAGAAGGAGGTCTACCGCGACCTCGTCGTCGACCGCCGCCTGTCCTACTCGGGTGCAGGTGAATTCACCGCCGTGGATACCGACGCGATCGAGGGCACCCAGGACCTCGCCGACAACTTCCACGCGCTGGGCGTGTACCCGGAGACGGTCGACGTGCGGACCTGGCTGTCCGACAGCCGTTTCGAGCCCGTCCGTTCCGCCGTGTCCGCCGAACTGGCGCAGGCCTGA
- a CDS encoding ABC transporter ATP-binding protein → MTTTRGLVGLELSSIGRRYGDNQVLRDLDLTIDPGDFVAILGPSGVGKSTLLRILAGLEEPTSGTMTPIGDVPAGGPTARMMFQEDRLLPWKSVLDNVQLGTKGQRDKAAELLAQVGLAGREKAWPAELSGGQRQRVALARALLHRPDILLLDEPFGALDAITRVTMQQLLEGVLAEHPRTVLLVTHDVEEALVLADRVLLLTPQGITRDLRVPQSRPRHRGDAQLAAWKEELLDGLLEADRAVHAATGS, encoded by the coding sequence ATGACCACCACCCGCGGCCTCGTCGGCCTGGAACTGTCCTCCATCGGCCGCCGCTACGGCGACAACCAGGTCCTGCGCGATCTCGACCTGACCATCGACCCCGGCGACTTCGTCGCGATCCTCGGCCCCAGCGGCGTCGGCAAGTCCACCCTGCTGCGCATCCTCGCCGGACTCGAGGAACCCACCTCCGGCACCATGACCCCCATCGGCGACGTCCCCGCCGGCGGCCCCACCGCCCGGATGATGTTCCAGGAGGACCGGCTCCTACCGTGGAAGTCGGTGCTCGACAACGTCCAGCTCGGCACGAAGGGACAGCGCGACAAGGCCGCCGAGCTGCTCGCCCAGGTCGGGCTCGCCGGCCGCGAGAAGGCCTGGCCCGCAGAACTGTCCGGCGGTCAGCGCCAGCGCGTCGCGCTCGCCCGCGCACTGCTGCACCGCCCCGACATCCTGCTGCTCGACGAGCCCTTCGGCGCCCTCGACGCCATCACCCGCGTCACGATGCAGCAGCTGCTCGAAGGCGTGCTCGCCGAGCATCCTCGCACCGTCCTGCTCGTCACCCACGACGTCGAGGAGGCCCTCGTCCTCGCCGACCGCGTCCTGCTGCTCACCCCGCAGGGCATCACCCGGGATCTCCGCGTCCCCCAGAGCCGTCCACGTCACCGCGGTGACGCCCAGCTCGCCGCGTGGAAGGAGGAACTGCTCGACGGCCTGCTCGAGGCCGACCGCGCCGTCCACGCCGCCACCGGCTCCTGA